A window of Hevea brasiliensis isolate MT/VB/25A 57/8 chromosome 14, ASM3005281v1, whole genome shotgun sequence contains these coding sequences:
- the LOC110653819 gene encoding 60S acidic ribosomal protein P0, which produces MSGKPSKADKKIAYDAKLCQLLDEYSQILIVAADNVGSNQLQNIRTGLRGDSVVLMGKNTMMKRTIRVHSEKTGNNAFLNLIPLLQGNVGLIFTKGDLKEVSEEVAKYKVGAPARVGLVAPIDVVVPPGNTGLDPSQTSFFQVLNIPTKINKGTVEIITPVELIKKGEKVGSSEAALLAKLGIRPFSYGLIVLSVYDNGSVFSPEVLDLTEDDLVEKFATGVSMVTSLALAISYPTLAAAPHMFINAYKNVLAVAVATEYSFPQAEKVKEYLKDPSKFAVAVVPVAAADAGGAPAAATKEEEKKEEPAEESDDDMGFSLFD; this is translated from the exons ATGTCTGGAAAACCATCCAAAGCTGATAAGAAGATTGCTTACGATGCTAAGCTCTGCCAGTTGCTCGACGAGTACAGCCAGATCTTGATTGTGGCGGCAGATAATGTTGGGTCGAACCAGCTCCAGAACATTAGGACGGGTCTTAGAGGTGACTCTGTGGTTCTCATGGGAAAGAATACCATGATGAAGAGGACCATTAGAGTCCATTCTGAGAAGACTGGCAACAACGCTTTCCTTAACCTCATCCCCCTCCTTCAG GGTAACGTGGGACTGATTTTCACCAAAGGTGATCTCAAGGAAGTGAGCGAAGAGGTTGCCAAGTACAAG GTTGGAGCTCCTGCTCGTGTTGGTTTAGTTGCCCCAATTGACGTCGTTGTCCCACCTGGCAATACTGGGCTCGACCCGTCCCAGACCTCTTTCTTCCAG gtgCTGAATATTCCCACCAAGATTAACAAGGGTACTGTGGAAATTATTACCCCTGTGGAGCTTATTAAGAAGGGGGAAAAGGTCGGCTCTTCTGAGGCTGCTCTGCTGGCCAAGCTTGGCATAAGGCCATTCTCTTATGGCCTTATTGTTCTGTCTGTTTATGACAATGGTTCTGTCTTCAGCCCAGAGGTGCTTGATCTGACAGAAGATGATCTTGTTGAGAAGTTTGCTACTGGTGTCTCCATGGTCACTTCATTGGCATTGGCCATCTCATACCCAACTCTGGCAGCTGCACCACATATGTTCATCAATGCCTACAAGAACGTCCTAGCAGTTGCAGTTGCAACTGAGTATTCCTTCCCGCAGGCAGAGAAAGTGAAGGAGTACTTGAAG GATCCTAGCAAGTTCGCTGTTGCTGTTGTTCCAGTTGCAGCTGCTGATGCTGGTGGTGCTCCAGCTGCTGCTACTAAGGAAGAGGAAAAGAAGGAAGAACCAGCTGAGGAGTCTGATGACGACATGGGTTTCAGCCTGTTTGATTAA